Below is a genomic region from Enterobacter hormaechei subsp. xiangfangensis.
CGTTCCGCGCAGCTTAACGCTACCGCTAAAAAAGTTGCCTGCGGCGCGGCGGAAAACGTTCCGCTGATCCGCGTGACTAACCTGGCGCGCACCATGCGTCTGTTGCAGGAAGAGAATATCTGGATCGTCGGCACAGCCGGTGAAGCGGATCACACCCTGTATCAGAGCAAAATGACCGGCCGCATGGCGCTGGTGATGGGGGCAGAAGGTGAAGGCATGCGTCGTCTGACGCGCGAGCACTGCGACGAGCTGATCAGCATCCCGATGGCAGGCAGCGTGTCGTCCCTGAACGTTTCTGTTGCGACGGGTATCTGCCTGTTCGAAGCGGTGCGTCAGCGCGGGTAGCCTGTTGTGCCGGGTGGCGGCTTCGCCTCACCCGGCCTACAAAAGCATGGTAACGTAGGCCCGCTAAGCGCAGCGCCACCGGGCAACAATCTCACTCCTCTAACGACCGTAAATGGTCATCCTTCCTCAGCGTCATCAGCGCGAAAATACTCACCACCGCCGTTGCCATCACGTAGTACGCCGGAATATCCAGATTGCCCGTCTCTTTAATCAGCCCGGTAATGATCAGCCCCGCACAGCCCGAGAAGATCGCATTCGACAGAGAATAGGCCAGCCCCAGCCCGGTATAACGCACGCGCGTCGGGAACATCTCAGACAGCATTGCCGGCCCCGGCCCTGCCAGCATCCCAACCAGACCCCCCGCAATCAGCACCACAACCGCTTTGATCGCCAGCGTACTGGTTTCCGCCTGCAAAATTTTCAGCAGCGGCAGGGCGAGGATCAGCAGGAGCACGGTGGAGATAATCATCACCGTCCGCCGCCCGATCCTGTCGCTCAGCATGCCCGACGGAATGATCGTGAGCGCAAACCCAATGTTAGAAATCACCGCAATCAGCAGCGCCTGGTTAAAACCGGTGTGCAGCGCAGATTGCAGATAGGTCGGCATAATCACCAGATAGGTATATCCCGCCGCAGACCAGACCATCACGCGGCCAATGCCCATCAGGATGGTTTTGAACGTGGCGGCGGTGGTGGCCTGAGTAACAACCGATTTTTCCCGTTGCTGCACAAAGCTCGGCGTCTCTTCCATGCTCACCCGCAGCCATAGCGCGACCGCACCCATCGGCAACGCCAGGAAGAACGGAATGCGCCAGCCCCAGTCGTGCAAGGCTTCAGGGGAGAGCAGGGCAGAGAGCAACGCGACAATGCCTGCGCCCGCTAACAGCCCGAGCGCCACGGTGAAGGACTGCCATGCCCCGTAAAGACCGCGCTTGTCGCGCGGGGCGAACTCCGTCATCAATGAGACCGCACCGCCATACTCACCGCCCGCGAACAGTCCTTGCAGAATACGCAGGAGTGTAACGATCAGCGGCGCGGCAATCCCGATACTGGCGTAGACCGGCACAATACCGATGGCAGCGGTGGCGAGCGTCATCAATACCAGCACGATAATCAGCGTCGGTTTGCGGCCAATCCTGTCGCCAATGCGGCCAAAGACCACCGCACCCAGCGGACGGAAGAAGAAAGCGATGGCGAACGAGGCCCAGGTAAGGATCAGGCTGGTGAGCTCCGCTTCCCCCTCAAGCTGGAAGAAGTTTCTGGCAATCACCGTTGCCAGAAAACCGTAGACCGCAAATTCATACCACTCGATGAAATTACCGATGGAGCCTGCAATTAATGCACGCTTGTGCGCATCCTGTTGCATAACGATCCTCACAAAAACGGGGTAAGAATAAATTATTCAGCATTAGTGAAGTAATGAAATAGTTTATTCTTATGTTCTGTGAGCTATTTCACGAATGATATCAACACGATCGTCATCGTGTGACCCCCCTCCCATGCAGCGTGCATGCCCTCTGTCCATACTTACCTTTATTGCCAATGAAAGGAGGGAGACAGCATGCACTGGCAGACACATACCGTTTTTAATCAACCTGCACCGCTATCGAACAGCAACCTTTTTCTCTCTGATTGCGCCCTGCGCGATGCGGTAGCGCGCGAAGGGGCTGAGTGGGATGTGGATCTTCTTGCCAGCATCGGACAGCAGTTGGGTACGGCGGAGTCGCTGGAGCTGGGCAGGCTGGCGAACGTTAATCCGCCGGAGCTGCTGCGTTATGACGCCACGGGAGTGCGGCTGGACGACGTCCGCTTTCATCCGGCATGGCATCTTCTGATGCAGGGGCTTTGCGCCAACCGGGTGCACAACCTGGCGTGGGAGGAGGAGGCGCGGAAAGGATCGTTCGTCGCCAGGGCCGCGCGTTTTGTGCTGCATGCTCAGGTGGAGGCGGGAACGCTATGCCCGGTGACCATGACCTTTGCGGCCACGCCGCTGTTGCTACAGTCGCTACCCAAACCGTTTCACGACTGGTTAACGCCGCTGATGAGCGATCGCTACGATCCCCATCTCGCACCGGGGGCGCAAAAGCGCGGCCTGCTGATCGGCATGGGGATGACGGAAAAGCAGGGCGGTTCGGACGTACTCAGTAATACCACCAAAGCAGAGAAATGCAGTGATGGCAGTTACCGGCTGGTGGGGCACAAATGGTTTTTCTCCGTGCCGCAGAGCGATGCGCATCTGGTGCTCGCGCAGGCGAAGGGCGGGTTGTCCTGCTTTTTTGTCCCGCGTTTCTTACCCGACGGGCAACGCAATGCCGTGCGCCTTGAGCGTCTGAAGGACAAGCTCGGTAACCGTTCAAATGCCAGCAGTGAGGCTGAGTTCCTTGATGCTTACGGCTGGCTGCTGGGCGAAGAGGGTGAAGGTGTCCGGCAAATTCTGAAGATGGGCGGGCTGACGCGCTTTGACTGCGCGCTTGGTAGCCACGGACTGATGCGCCGTGCGCTCTCGGTGGCGCTTTATCATGCCCATCAGCGGCAGACCTTCGGCAAAAATCTTATCGACCAGCCGTTAATGCGCGACGTGCTAAGCCGTATGGCGCTGGTGCTGGAGGGACACACGGCACTGCTGTTCCGACTCGCCCGGGCGTGGGATAACCGCACCGACCCGCAGGAAGCCGCATGGGCGCGGCTATTCACTCCGGCGGCAAAATACAGCGTCTGCAAAGCGGGCATACCGTTTGTGGCAGAGGCAATGGAGGTGCTGGGCGGCGCAGGCTATTGCGAAGAGAGTGAGCTTCCGCGGTTGTACCGTGAAATGCCCGTCAACAGCATCTGGGAAGGCTCTGGCAATATTATGTGCCTGGATGTACTGCGCGTACTGGCGAAGCAGTCGGGCATTCTCGACCTGCTCGCCGATGATTTCGCGCAGGTAAAAGGCCAGGACAGGCACTTCGATCGCAGCTGGCGGCAGCTACAGCAGAAGCTGCGTAAACCGCAGGAAGCGCAGGGCAGGGAGATCGCGCGGCAGCTCTTTTTACTCGGGGCCGGAAGCCAGATGCTGCGGCACGCAACGCCGCCCGTGGCGCAGGCGTGGTGCCGCATGATGCTGGATACCCGGGGCGGCACGCTGATGAGCGAACAGGTGCAAAACGACCTGCTGCTGCGCGCCACGGGCCGGGTCGGTTAAGCTTTAAGCTGGAACAGGCTCACCAGCCGGGTGAGATGTGAACCCTTCTCGCGCAGCGTCTGCGCCGTCTGCTCGCTGCGTGAGATACGATCGGCATTGATGTGCGATGCCTCACCGATGTGCGTCATCGCCAGATTCACCTGACCAATCCCCGCAGACTGCTCGCGGGAGGCGTGGTTGATCTCGGTAACAAGCTGGCTGATGTTATCGATATGAACAATGATGGCATCCATCGCCAGACGCGTCTGCTCAGAAAGCGCATGGCCTTCGCTCACCTTGTTCAGCGTGTCGCCAATCAGCTGCTCAATCTCTTTTACCGCGTTGGCGCTGCGTGCGGCCAGGGCGCGCACCTCTTGCGCCACCACTGCGAAACCTTTCCCGTGCTCGCCCGCCCGCGCCGCTTCAACCGCCGCATTGAGCGCCAGGATATTGGTCTGGAAAGCGATGGACTCAATCACGCGGGTGATGTCTTCAATGCGTTTCGATGCATCACGAATATCATCCATGGTGGAAACTGCGTGGGTCACCGTCTCTCCACCCTGATGCACCGCGCGCGAGGTTTCCCCCACCAGCTGCTGAGTTTGCTCCATGTTGGCGGCATTTTGCTGCACGGTGGCGGCTAATTGCTCCATGCTGGCGGAGGTCTCCTCAACGCTGCTGGCCTGTTTGTTGATTTGTTCAGAGATCTCGCCGGTATCTGAAGCCAGCGCGTTAGTCCCCAGATGGATTTCGCTTGCGGCCTCGCGGACCTGCAACACAATTTTTTGCAGGCCGCCCCCGATCCCGTTGATGGCATCAATCAGCTGGCCGACTTCATCCTGGCGGGTTACCGGCAGGCTGGCGCGAAGATCGCCTGCGGCATACTGCCGGGCAAGCGCGATCACTGCGCGCAGTGGGCGGGTTAGCATCCGGCGAATGAGGATAACGAACAGGCCCGCGAAGAGCGCGGATAGCACCACGCCCGCCATCAGGAAGCGATCGCGCAGCGTGGTGACGCTTGAAAGCAGTACGGCTTTATCCACTTCACCCACGATGGTCCAGTTCCAGCCCGGCAGCGGCGTGTAGGCGACTTTG
It encodes:
- a CDS encoding MFS transporter; the protein is MQQDAHKRALIAGSIGNFIEWYEFAVYGFLATVIARNFFQLEGEAELTSLILTWASFAIAFFFRPLGAVVFGRIGDRIGRKPTLIIVLVLMTLATAAIGIVPVYASIGIAAPLIVTLLRILQGLFAGGEYGGAVSLMTEFAPRDKRGLYGAWQSFTVALGLLAGAGIVALLSALLSPEALHDWGWRIPFFLALPMGAVALWLRVSMEETPSFVQQREKSVVTQATTAATFKTILMGIGRVMVWSAAGYTYLVIMPTYLQSALHTGFNQALLIAVISNIGFALTIIPSGMLSDRIGRRTVMIISTVLLLILALPLLKILQAETSTLAIKAVVVLIAGGLVGMLAGPGPAMLSEMFPTRVRYTGLGLAYSLSNAIFSGCAGLIITGLIKETGNLDIPAYYVMATAVVSIFALMTLRKDDHLRSLEE
- a CDS encoding isovaleryl-CoA dehydrogenase, with protein sequence MHWQTHTVFNQPAPLSNSNLFLSDCALRDAVAREGAEWDVDLLASIGQQLGTAESLELGRLANVNPPELLRYDATGVRLDDVRFHPAWHLLMQGLCANRVHNLAWEEEARKGSFVARAARFVLHAQVEAGTLCPVTMTFAATPLLLQSLPKPFHDWLTPLMSDRYDPHLAPGAQKRGLLIGMGMTEKQGGSDVLSNTTKAEKCSDGSYRLVGHKWFFSVPQSDAHLVLAQAKGGLSCFFVPRFLPDGQRNAVRLERLKDKLGNRSNASSEAEFLDAYGWLLGEEGEGVRQILKMGGLTRFDCALGSHGLMRRALSVALYHAHQRQTFGKNLIDQPLMRDVLSRMALVLEGHTALLFRLARAWDNRTDPQEAAWARLFTPAAKYSVCKAGIPFVAEAMEVLGGAGYCEESELPRLYREMPVNSIWEGSGNIMCLDVLRVLAKQSGILDLLADDFAQVKGQDRHFDRSWRQLQQKLRKPQEAQGREIARQLFLLGAGSQMLRHATPPVAQAWCRMMLDTRGGTLMSEQVQNDLLLRATGRVG
- a CDS encoding methyl-accepting chemotaxis protein → MITFFRLAGLGTKLSLLTGASVATLFLLFTFLLSHNASQQLEDLAVEDLHNQSTGMVDMVEMFNTSLSEEVESYTRLFTTFLPQPLNSDSSQSRTINGLTVPLLKGGETELHENNTLSDDFLSRTGAISTLFVRSGNDFIRVATSLRKENGDRAIGTVLDSTSPAFAAVTKGEVYRGLALLFGKRYITQYQPVKNAEGQVIGIIFVGVDITHSWNVMREKILNRRLGKSGHFFVLDRSSGKTRGQYLFHASEEGKLPNWDTATQQQLLSDKAGTLERVSADGRTLKVAYTPLPGWNWTIVGEVDKAVLLSSVTTLRDRFLMAGVVLSALFAGLFVILIRRMLTRPLRAVIALARQYAAGDLRASLPVTRQDEVGQLIDAINGIGGGLQKIVLQVREAASEIHLGTNALASDTGEISEQINKQASSVEETSASMEQLAATVQQNAANMEQTQQLVGETSRAVHQGGETVTHAVSTMDDIRDASKRIEDITRVIESIAFQTNILALNAAVEAARAGEHGKGFAVVAQEVRALAARSANAVKEIEQLIGDTLNKVSEGHALSEQTRLAMDAIIVHIDNISQLVTEINHASREQSAGIGQVNLAMTHIGEASHINADRISRSEQTAQTLREKGSHLTRLVSLFQLKA